A genomic stretch from Solanum stenotomum isolate F172 chromosome 8, ASM1918654v1, whole genome shotgun sequence includes:
- the LOC125872709 gene encoding auxin efflux carrier component 6 — protein sequence MIGVNDFYKVMCAMVPLYFAMIVAYGSVKWWKIFSPEQCSGINRFVAVFAVPVLSFHFISQNNPYQMDTKFILADTLSKILVLVLLSVWAICKGQLDWLITLFSVSTLPNTLVMGIPLLNAMYGDFTQSLMVQLVVLQCIIWYTLLLFLFEYRAATILIKNQFPGNVAASITKFEIDNDVISLDGRNPLCTESEINGNGRIHVRIRRSTSSAPESAFSSSIGITPRASNLSNAEIFSVHTPLHNGDIPFGHGDLGVGFRAASPRLSGGYASSDAYSLQPTPRGSNFNELDTITVTTSGNTPMWVMSPVAGKVFKQASPSSKMAWESSCLNGERQGYRDDVGEKEISFRDISNFPVQEVGAADSLNTNNIIKQEMPNALVMLRLIIVMVGRKLSRNPNTYSSILGLLWSLISFKWNVGMPSLVKYSIKIISDAGLGMAMFSLGLFMAIQPRIIACGTKMATIGMAIRFIGGPLVMSAASIAVGLKGVRLHTAIVQAALPQGIVPFVFAREYGLHPDILSTGVIFGMLVSLPVTLLYYVLLGL from the exons ATGATAGGTGTAAATGATTTTTACAAAGTAATGTGTGCAATGGTTCCATTATACTTTGCTATGATAGTGGCATATGGTTCAGTAAAATGGTGGAAGATATTCTCGCCGGAGCAATGCTCCGGCATCAACCGTTTCGTCGCGGTATTCGCCGTTCCAGTGCTATCCTTCCACTTCATCTCTCAAAACAATCCTTACCAAATggacacaaaattcatattggCTGATACTTTGTCAAAGATTTTGGTTCTTGTGTTGCTCTCAGTTTGGGCCATTTGTAAAGGGCAGTTGGATTGGCTTATCACTCTTTTTTCTGTTTCAACTTTGCCTAATACTTTGGTTATGGGCATTCCTTTGCTTAATGCCATGTATGGTGATTTCACTCAAAGCCTCATGGTTCAACTTGTTGTACTTCAATGCATTATATG GTATACTTTATTATTGTTCTTGTTTGAATATAGAGCTGCCACAATATTAATCAAAAATCAATTCCCCGGCAATGTTGCTGCATCCATAACAAAATTCGAGATCGACAATGACGTCATCTCACTAGACGGCCGGAATCCACTTTGTACGGAATCAGAAATCAACGGTAACGGACGTATCCACGTCCGTATCCGTCGATCCACGTCATCGGCACCGGAATCCGCATTTTCATCCTCTATAGGAATTACACCTAGGGCATCAAATCTCTCCAATGCTGAAATCTTCTCCGTTCACACGCCTTTACATAACGGGGATATCCCGTTCGGGCACGGGGACCTGGGCGTTGGGTTTCGTGCAGCGAGTCCTCGCTTATCTGGCGGGTACGCTTCTTCAGACGCGTACTCGCTGCAGCCGACGCCCAGGGGCTCGAATTTCAATGAATTGGATACAATTACTGTGACAACAAGTGGGAATACCCCAATGTGGGTGATGTCCCCAGTGGCGGGTAAGGTGTTTAAGCAGGCGTCTCCATCTAGTAAAATGGCGTGGGAGTCGTCATGTCTAAATGGAGAGAGACAAGGGTACAGAGATGATGTTGGAG AAAAGGAAATCAGCTTCAGAGATATATCAAATTTCCCAGTGCAAGAAGTTGGAGCTGCAGATTcattaaatacaaataatattattaaacaaGAAATGCCAAATGCTTTAGTCATGCTAAGGCTCATTATCGTTATGGTTGGGAGAAAACTTTCTCGTAATCCAAATACTTATTCCAGTATTTTAGGACTTCTATGGTCTCTTATCTCATTCAA ATGGAATGTGGGGATGCCAAGTTTGGTAAAATAttccattaaaataatttcaGATGCAGGCCTTGGGATGGCAATGTTCAGTTTAG GGTTGTTCATGGCAATTCAACCTCGAATAATTGCGTGTGGTACTAAGATGGCAACAATAGGGATGGCCATAAGATTTATAGGTGGACCTCTAGTAATGTCAGCCGCTTCTATTGCCGTTGGACTTAAAGGAGTTCGACTTCATACCGCAATTGTACAG GCAGCTCTTCCCCAAGGAATCGTTCCATTCGTCTTTGCTAGAGAATATGGGTTGCATCCAGACATACTAAGTACAGG GGTTATATTTGGGATGTTGGTTTCATTACCAGTAACCCTTCTTTATTATGTCCTATTGGggctataa